From Sphingobacterium bambusae:
TTACCGCGATGACGGCAGCGCAACGTGAAGTGTTTTTCCTGCGTAACAACCTCACGGATGCAGAAAGAGCATCTGCCGCTGCACGAGGTGCCGACATGTCACGCTACTTGCCTACCGGAAACGAAGGACGATTGCAGTCGGCGTTTTCAAATAGAGATCCGCGCTTGGCGACTAATGTGATACTACCCTATAGTACATTTGTTGGAAATAATGCAGGTGTCGACCAACAGTTCACGATGCGTTGGCCATTTAGAGCCGAATTTGGTAACACATTTGATCTGCGGACAGATATCCCTGCTAGATTTTATTATTTACCACGTAAGTTTGTTTATGAAGGTGCTAATCCCGGAATCCCTGATCGGTCAAACGGAGCCTATGATTACATCGTGATTCGATTTGCCGACGTATTACTCTTATGGGCTGAAGCCTTGAATGAACTCCCAGGAAGAACAATGGAAGCTGTTGCTAAAGTAAATGAGGTAAGAGCTCGTGCCGGTGTTGCCGCTATCGCGATATCATCCAACCAAACTGAAATGCGCCAGCTGATACGTGATGAGCGACGTCGGGAATTGATGTGTGAAGGCATTATCTTTTTTGATGAGATGCGCTGGAAAACTTGGAGGGAAACGTCATTTTATACGGGGAATGGAATTAAGCAGGCATTCGGGAGGATCGACGCACCATACAGTTGGGCGGGCGACCACCTTTATACCTGGCCGATTCCCCGTACGGAGATTCAACGAAATCCAAACTTGGAACAAAATGAAGGATGGGTGGATTAACAATCTTATCCGTTTGGGCACGGACAAGGTTTGGCGAAGGTAAATTATGCATGATGAAAAAGCCGCAAATCTTTGTTTTAGTGATCTTCTTGTTGTCCCTACCTGCTGTTTATGGGCAAAGTATTTTATCGAAGAAAATCAATCCTGATCTTTCGAGTTACTCCATGTCGCATATACAGGATTGGAGGAAACAGACGAAAGCAGATTTGGAAACCATGCTTGACGATTTGGACGCTGCGCAAAAGGAGTCGTTTATCAAAGTGGCGGAAAGAGCCAACTCCTTTAGCTGGCCGCCCTTACTGGCCACTGTCTACTTGGAGTTTCAGTCGACAGGTAATCGAACAAATTATGAGCGGCTGGTCGATGAACGAAGGAAGATACTTTGCCAACTGGTGCTTGGTGAGCTTATGGAAAAGAGGGGGCGGTTTTTATCTCAAATTGCCAATGGATTGTGGCTTACCTTGGAAGAAAGCACTTGGGTTAGCCCTGCTCATATCGTTTCGCAACGCAGTGGAGCAGGGCTGCCGGATCCCACTGATCGGTATATCGATTTGGTTGCCGCTCGAACTGCGGCAGACTTATCTTTTCTCTATTTCCTGATGAAAGATGATCTGGATATGGTGTCGCCGCATCTTGCCCGGAAGATAAAGAAGGAATTGAGTGATAGAATTATTAAGCCTTATATAAAGGACTCCTATTGGTGGATGAGTTTCGACACGGATTTTATCAATAACTGGAATATTTGGATTAATACCAACGTGCTGAAAACTATCTTGCTGGTCGAAGATGATGAGCAACAGCTGCATGCCGTTTTACGTAAGCTACTGCTTAGTGCTGATCGTTTTATAGATAGTTATCCGGAAGATGGTGCTATAGATGAGGGGGCATCCTATTGGAGCCATGCCGGAGGAGAGCTAGGACAACTATTGTTGTGGCTTACCTCATCATCGGCCGACAGGCTGTCCTTTGCTGACCAACAGAAAATCAATAATATTGGTCACTATATACAGCATACCCACATAGCCGATAATGTGTTTGTGAATTTTGCTGACGCAAGTTACCGACAAATTGCTTCGGCAGCAAAAATATGGACCTACGGGATGTTATTTGACGACCCGCAGAGGAAAAGTTTATCGGCTCAAATGTATGCGCTTGACAAGGCCAGCTTTAATACCAGCTCGCTCCACACGTTCTTTATGTACCTGCCCTATATCCATGAACTGGACACCTGGAAGATCGGGCAGGAGGAGAAGGAGTCCGTTTTTTATGAGAGTTTGGGCCTATCGGTAATCAGCGCTGATACGAAGGGAAAAGGTATCGCTTTTGCCGGAATGGGTGGGCATAATGGGGTTAGTCATAACCACAATGATGTGGGTAGTTTTATCCTGTATCATGACGGTGTACCGGTGCTTATCGATGTCGGCGTTGCCACCTACAATAAGCAAACTTTCAGTGCGGCGCGCTATTCCTTGTGGCACACGCAGTCGCAGTGGCACAACCTGCCGTTGATAAATGGGGTAGGACAAAGGGACGGCAAAGCGTTTAGAGCGACAGATGTGCGTTATAGGGAAGATAAAGGGAAAGCGTTTTACTCGTTGGATATCGCGAAGGCTTATCCCGAGTCGGCAAAAGTTCATACATGGAAACGTTCTTTTGAGCTGGATAAGCGAAAACAGAAAATTAACGTTGTCGAAGATTTTGAATTAACACAGTGGCTGAAGCCTAGCGAACTGATGTTCATCAGTCAGATAAGGCCTACCGTGCAGGGTGGAGCGCTAATCTATGCGCTACCGGACAATCGAACCATGTATCTTCGTTTTGACGGCGCAAAGGTTCGACTGAAGGTTGAAGAAAAGTCTACGGCGGATGAGCGTTTACGTCAGCAGTGGGGAGACTATGTGTATAGGTCAAGCGTTGAGATTATCGGGAACAGCAAAAAGGAAAAAATTGCCTACACCATGGAGATTAAATAAACATACTTATGAATAGAAGATTGCTGTTAAAGGCCATAGGAATTTTTGGAGGAGCTGTGGCCATGCAAAGAAATGTTACGTTGGCAGCGGCTGAGCCAGAGCATCTGCTGAAAAATAGAACGCAGTTGGATGACCGTGCTTACTGGGTTTCCATAATTAGTAGAATGGCTACACCGATCTTGGAGAACATCAGTAAGCAGCAACTGCGCCAAAACATGCCCATGGAGGTCAGTCCGACCTTTGATACAAGAGATCCTGGTGTAGGGTATCTTGAGGCGTTCGGCAGATTGCTTGCCGGCATAGCGCCTTGGTTGGCTTTGCCAGACGATGCGTCGGCGGAAGGTGTTCTTCGTAAGAAATTCAGGGAGCAGGCTTTGTTGGGCATTCAATATGGTGTAGACCCCCAGTCTCCCGATTATTTTACATGGCGGGGCTCATCGTCGCAAACATTGGTTGATGCGGCTCACTTGGCACAGGCTTTCTTACGTGCGCCACAAGTATTATGGGAACCTTTGGCGGGGGAAACTAAAGCGCGGGTAATCGAAGAGTTCAAGCTACTGCGCCGTATCAAACCTAACGAGAGCAATTGGCTGCTGTTTGCGGCAATGACCGAAACATTCTTGTATGCGGTAGGTGAGGAGTGTATGCGGGAAAAGATTGATTATGCCGTCCATAAGTTTGACAAGGAATGGTACGTGGGCGATGGTTGGTACAGTGACGGCGATCGTTTCAGTTTTGATCATTACAACGGCTATGTCATCCATTGTATGCAGGTCGAGTCGCTTCGGCATAACATTAAGGCAGGGGCCATCTACCAGGAGATGTATGAGCGCGCATATTTGCGTATGCAACGCTACGCCCATCATTTGGAACGACTAATATCGCCCGAGGGATATTACACCGTGGTGGGACGATCTTCGACCTATCGGAATGCGGCATTTCAGCCCTTGGCTGCCGTAGCGCTAGACAATAGGTTGCCGGAAGATATAATGAAAGGACAGGTGCGTGCGGGGTTAACAGCCATCCTTCGACATATTTACAGGGATGAGACATTCCGTCAATCAGGTTGGCTAAGCATGGGGCTGGTTGGAGATAAGCAGCAAAACTTAGCAGATTACTATACTAATGCGGGCTCTATGTATGTAGGCTCCTTATCATTCCTGCCTTTAGGGTTGCCCGCGGATGACGAATTTTGGACCTGTAAATCCGAGAAATGGACCTCGCAAAAGGCATTTGCAGGCGAACCTTTTCCGAAAGACTATTATGTAACGTATTAAAAGATCTGTATAATCAAATGATAAGAATATTTATGCTGCTGGCAGCACCATTGATCCTAGCGGGGCTGTCTCCTGAAGCGGTAGCACAGGAAAGGAAGTTAAGGCTCTCCGAACAGTTCGTGCAAACGAATCTGCAAGAAGCGGCTAATCAAATAAAGTATCTAGAATCCCAAATCGAGGAGTCGGATATACCGACAACCTTTCAGAACGGTAAACATGTCAATTGGGGAACATCTTGGTGGTGCTCTGGCTTTTATCCCGGAACAGCCTTATACCTCTATGAAGCCACGGGAGATGATGGTTTATTGGCTATTGCAAAATCAAAGCTTCGTTACCTTGAAAAAGAGAAAGCGAATACAGGCACCCACGACTTGGGTTTTATGCTGTTCTGTAGTTTCGGTAATGCGTTGCGGTTGACGGGAGATTCCTCGGCATATGTTCCGGTGCTGGCAACGGGTGCCGCTTCACTGGCTTCTCGCTTCAATCAAAATACGAAAACCATCCGCTCTTGGGACGGTGGGAAAAACTGGGATGGTCAGCCCTGGCAATATCCAGTGATCATTGATAATATGATGAATCTGGAATTTTTGACGCAGGCATCGAAGCTAACCGGCAAGGTGGTATTTGCTGATATTGCGAAAACACATGCCAACACGACCATGAAGAACCATTTTAGAAAAGACTACAGTTCATACCATGTGGTCGATTACCGTGTCGAAGATGGATCCGTGGTTGCCCGCAAAACGGCCCAAGGCGCATTTGATGAATCGGCTTGGGCACGGGGACAAGCTTGGGCACTGTATGGCTATACGATGATGTTTCGCGAAACAGGCGACAAGCGCTATCTAAAGCAAGCGCGAAAAATAGCCGCTTTTTACCTTAACCACCCCAACCTTCCGGCGGATTTGGTTCCCTATTGGGATATGAACCAAGATCGGTTGGAAACGGACAGCAAATATTATGCACAGCGTAATTTACGCGATGCGTCAACCGCGGCCATTGTGGCCTCGGCACTACTCGAACTGAGCGACTATGTAAAGTCGAACAAGGAAATAAAGTGGTATATCGCTAAAGCTGAAGACATGTTGATGAGCCTTTCCAAAGCGCCGTATAAAGCGGCCTATAAAAGTAATGGTGGATTTATTTTGGAGCATAGTGTAGGATCAATACCACATAAAACCGAAGTAGACGTGCCGTTGACCTATGCAGACTATTATTATGTGGAGGCTTTGCTGCGTTATAAAAGATTATTGGATGGCTTATCCGTGCTTTAGACTTTCTGATTATAGTGCTGGCTGTTGGAAAAAAAGAGATAGCTGTTTTGTCCGACATGCTAGCTGTTGAAATAGATAAGCTAGCAAAGAAGGTAGGAATGCTAGCATATGAATAATAAGTGTAAGCATGTAGGTCTGAAGTGCTAGCTTTTTAACCAGAAAGGCTAGCACTTTTTTTGGAGATGCTAGATGATAGGTTTCACATGCTAGCATTTCTGTTGTACATGCTAGAACTTCTAACAGAAGTGCTAGAACTTCTAACAAAAGAGCTAGAACTTCTAACAAAAGAGCTAGCACTTCTAACAAAAGAGCTAGCACTTTTTACAAAAATGCTAGCATTTCTGCGAAAAGTGCTAGCATTTTTGATTGGCGATTTTTCGTTTTTTCGCATGTGGAGAAATGTTGCTCAGAAGGCTCTTGGAGGCTGTTTTTAGATGAATAATAATGCGTTTTTTCGTTAAAAAGTAGGAAAAATGAGCCAATCATTTTTTTTGAGCAAGCCGTTTTTTGGCTCATATATCCTATTTTTTGCACGGCTGTGATCCGATCTTTGTAGAACAGAATTGTTTACTAAAAACTAAGAAAATGGCGAGAACAGTTTTTAAAAGCACAGGTGCAACCGGGTTGTTGCGCTATGCGGCGCGCATCTTACTCAAGATGAGTCGGGATGAGGATCTTTTTATACGGGCTTTCACACGATATAGATGCCGACGCGATGGGCAATGTAGTGAATTTCTGAAAAGGGGCTGTCGTTAAGGATCAATAACTGGGAAACGATTCCCAAATTGTTGATGCTGCCGATGGAAAAAATAAAAAAATAATGTACTAACTGTTTGGTAGTTACAAAAAATACTTTACCTTTGCAGTCCCTTAGGGGAAATTGTGTCTTGAGCGAAGCCCTACTGCTTCGAAGGACGTTTAATTAATTTTATTTATAACATGTCAGGAATTATTGGTAAAAAAGTAGGAATGACCAGCCTGTTCGATGCGGAAGGGAAGAATATCCCTTGTACAGTAATTGAGGCTGGGCCGTGCGTGGTAACGCATATACGTACGGTAGAGAAGGATGGCTATGCGGCTCTTCAACTTGGCTATGATGATGCTAAGGAAAAGAACACAACAGCGCCTTTAAAAGGACACTTCGCAAAAGCGGGCGTGACTCCTAAGCGTAAACTAGTTGAATTCAAAACTTTCGAAGATGAGAAACAACTAGGTGACATCGTGGATGTAACTATTTTTGCTGAAGGCGAGTACGTAGACGTAGTCGGTACTTCCAAAGGTAAAGGTTTCCAAGGTGTAATGAAGCGTCACGGATTTGGTGGTGTAGGTGGTGCGACTCACGGTCAGCACAACAGACTACGTGCTCCAGGTTCATTGGGTGCTTCTTCTTGGCCTTCACGTGTATTCAAAGGAATGCGCATGGCGGGTCGTACAGGTGGTGACAGAGTAAAAGTTCAAAACTTACAGATTTTGAAAGTTTATGCTGATCAAAACCTAATTGTTGTTAGTGGTTCCATTCCAGGAGCTAAAGGTTCATATGTAATCGTAGACAAATAGTAGAGATGGAAGTTAACGTATTAAATTTATCAGGTAAAGAAACAGGTGCCAAGGTGCAACTGCCTGAGTCAGTATTCGGCGTAAAGCCTAACGACCATGCGATCTATTTGGATGTGAAACAATACTTAGCGAACCAACGCCAAGGAACTCACAAATCTAAACAACGTAATGAGATCGCGGGTTCTACGCGTAAATTACACAAACAAAAAGGTACTGGTGGTGCTCGTGCGGGTTCTATCAAATCTCCATTGTTTAATGGTGGTGGTCGTGTATTCGGTCCTCAACCACGTGACTACAGCTTTAAATTGAACAAAAAATTGAAGCAAGTAGCGCGTAAATCAGCATTGAGCTACAAAGCACAAGAAAACAATATTTTGGTGTTAGACGCGGTAAGCTTCGAATCCATCAAAACTAAAAACTATGTGTCTTTGATCAACGCGTTGAACGTAGCTGACGAAAAAACCTTATTGGTGTTGCCAGCATACGATAACAATGTTTATTTATCAAGCAGAAACTTGAAGAAAGTAAAAGTAATCGCAGCTTCAGATTTGAACACATACGATGTGTTGAACGCGACAAAACTTTTGTTAACTGCAGATTCTGTTAAAACTTTGGAGGAAGCATTCGCTAAATAATATGGAAATTATCAAAAAACCTATTTTGACTGAGAAAGCTTCGTTGTTAACGGAAAAAGCAAACCGTTACTCTTTCAAAGTTGATCACAGAGCTAATAAGATCCAGATCAAACAAGCTGTTGAAGAAATGTTCGGTGTAACTGTATTGTCAGTAAACACTGCGGTTGTAGCTGGTAAAGCAAAAAGCCGTTACACAAAAGCAGGTTTCGTTTCTGGAAGAAGCCCTAAGTATAAAAAAGCCATCATCACGGTGAAAGATGGCGAAACTATTGACTTTTACACTACACTATAATAAGAAATGGCAGTTAAAAGATTCAAACCGGTTACCCCTGGTACGCGTTTCAGAGTAGGCGCAGACTACTCTGATGTTACTACAAACGTTCCTGAAAAATCGTTGGTAGTAGGTAGCAACAAGAGATCAGGTGGTCGTAATAAATCCGGTAAAATGACTATGCGTTATATCGGTGGGGGACACAAAAAATCATACCGATTAATTGATTTCAAACGCGATAAAAAAGATATCCCTGCAAAAGTAGCTACTATCGAGTACGATCCAAACCGTACAGCACGTATTGCTTTGTTGCACTACGCTGATGGTGAGAAACGTTACATCGTAGCTCCAGCTGGTTTAACAGTTGGCCAAACGGTTGTTGCAGGTGATAAAGTAGCCCCAGAAGTTGGTAATACATTGCCACTTGCTAACATTCCACTAGGTTCGATCATCCACAACATCGAGTTGAACCCAGGTCAAGGAGGTTCAATTGCACGTTCCGCAGGAACATATGCGCAATTGTCAGCACGTGACGGTAAGTATGCCATCATCAAATTGCCTTCAGGTGAGACTCGTATGATCTTATTAACTTGTGTTGCTACCATTGGTTCAGTATCCAATGCTGAAAAAGCAAACCAAGTATTAGGTAAAGCTGGTCGTAAACGTCACTTAGGTCGTCGTCCTCGCGTTCGTGGTGTTGCCATGAACCCAGTAGATCACCCTATGGGTGGTGGTGAAGGCCGTACTTCCGGAGGTCACCCTCGTTCACGTACAGGTGTGTTAGCTAAAGGCTTCAAAACACGCTACAAGAAGAAAACATCGAATCGTTACATCATTGAGAGAAGGAAAAAATAATGGCTCGTTCAATTAAAAAAGGTCCTTATATCGATCACAACTTAGAAAGAAAAGTTCTTTCTATGAATGAAACAAACAAAAAATCAGTAATCAAAACATGGTCTCGTAGATCAATGATTTCACCTGATTTTGTTGGCCATACCTTCGCAGTGCACAACGGGAATAAATTTATCCCTGTTTATGTAACAGAAAATATGGTTGGTCACAAGCTTGGTGAATTTGCGCCTACGCGTACATTCAAAGGCCACGCAGAAAAGAAAAAATAATTAGGTAATGGAAGCAACAAAAAAACTCAAAAAGTCTGTCCTTATCAGACAGCGTAAAGAGCAGGAAAAAGCTCAAGTAGGAGGAGCTTCTACTGCCAAGTTATTGAACTGCCCTACTTCGCCTCGTAAAATGCGTTTAGTGGTAGATCTTATCCGTGGCGAGAAAGTGGAGACCGCTCTTTACATCTTGAAACACACAGGTAAAGAAGCAGCTGCTCGTGTTGAGAAATTATTACTATCAGCTATCAAAAACTGGGAAGCAAGCAACGAAGGAGCTTCTTTGGAAGACAGCGCGCTATTCGTAAAGGAAGTGTCTGTAGGTGGTGGTCGTCAATTGAAAAGATTGCGTCCGGCTCCACAGGGTCGCGGTTACAGAATTCGCAAGCGTTCAAACCACGTTACTTTGGTAGTAGACAGTTTAAAAAAAGTAAACAACTAATTTAAATAAGAATGGGACAAAAAGCAAATCCAATAGGTAGCAGATTAGGTATCATCAAAGGATGGGATTCTAACTGGTTCGGAGGCAACAACTATTCTGATAAGTTAGTTGAAGACGAAAAAATTAGAAAATATCTTTCTGTACGTATCGCAAAAGGTGGTGTAGCAAAAGTTGTTATCGAAAGAACTTTGAAACGCATCACGGTTACTATCCACACTGCACGTCCAGGTATCGTTATCGGTAAAGGCGGTCAAGAAGTTGACAAGATCAAAGAAGAGTTGAAAAAATTGACGAAAAAAGACGTTCAAATCAACATCTTCGAGATCAAACGTCCTGAATTGGATGCGAAATTGGTAGCAGAAGGTATCGCAAAACAACTTGAAGCGCGTATTTCATTCCGTCGTGCAATGAAAACTACCATTGCATCTACAATGCGTATGGGCGCTGAAGGTATCAAAGTAATGTGTTCTGGCCGTTTGGGTGGTGCTGAGATGGCACGTACCGAGCAGTACAAAGAAGGAAGAACTCCTCTACACACATTGCGTGCAGATATCGACTACGCTTTGGCAGAAGCATTGACGACTTACGGTAAAATCGGTGTTAAAGTTTGGATCTGTAAAGGTGAAGTTTACGGTAAACGTGATCTTTCCCCTAACATCGGCCAAACATCTAACACGAAGACCCGTGCCGGCAATGAAGGTGGCGAGCGTCGCGAACGCGATAACCGCAAAGGTGGACGCGGCGGTAACAACCGTGGCGGAAACAACAACCGTGGCGGTAATAACCGTGGTGGTGCAAACAGAGGATAATAAGTTTAATAGATTACAATAGTTGTCCGCCGGACGGCGGATTAAATAAAATACGAACATGTTACAGCCAAAAAGAACGAAGTTCAGAAAGATGCAGAAAGGCCGTATGAAAGGTAACGCTTCTCGTGGAGCGGATTTAGCTTTCGGTTCTTTCGGTATCAAGTCACTGGAGCCAGCATGGATCACGAGCCGCCAAATTGAGGCAGCACGTATCGCCGTAACACGTTATATGAAACGTGAAGGTCAAGTGTGGATCCGTATTTTCCCTGACAAGCCTGTTACCAAAAAACCTGCAGAGGTACGTATGGGTAAAGGTAAGGGAGCTCCAGAATACTGGGTAGCCGTAGTGCGTCCAGGCCGTATGTTATTTGAAGCAGAAGGTGTGCCTTTGGAAGTTGCCAAAGAAGCATTACGTTTAGCTGCTCAAAAATTGCCGGTTCAAACTAAGTTTGTTATACGTAGAGATTACGTAGAAGCATAAAAATCGCTGGTAATGTCAATAGTTTAGCCTTGTGGCCGTTACCCACAAGGCACCTTATAAACAGAATTGATAACCCTGCACAAACTGAAAGAAAATGAAAAATTCAGAAATCATCGAATTATCACAAGAGGAACTTGTAGCTCGTCTTAAAGAAGAGAAAGCTGCCCTTAACAAGTTGAAATTTGCACATGCTGTTTCTGCTGTGGAGAACCCTAATGTCATCAAAGCTGCGCGCAAAAACATCGCTCGCATCGCGACAGAGGTTTCTAAGCGTAAAAATGAAGCTAAGTCACAGGAAACAGCCTCTGAGGCGTAAAACGTAAAGTCGAAATGGAAAGAAAATTAAGAAAAACAAGAATCGGCTTAGTAGTTAGCAACAAGATGGACAAGTCTATCGTCGTAACGGTTGAACGTAAAGTAAAACACCCGATCTACGGTAAGTTCGTTAAAAAAACTACTAAATTTAAAGCTCATGACGAAACAAATACCTGCGGTATCGGCGATACGGTATTAATCATGGAAACTCGTCCGCTGAGTAAGACAAAGAACTGGAGATTAGTTGAAATTTTAGAAAGAGCTAAATAATGGTACAACAGGAATCAAGATTAAATGTGGCCGACAACTCAGGAGCTAAAGAAGTTTTAGTAATCCGTGTATTGGGCGGTACGCGCAAGCGTTATGCATCTATCGGTGATAAGATTGTTGTTACCGTAAAGAGCGCTATACCTTCAGGAAACGTGAAAAAAGGTTCCGTTTCTAAAGCAGTTGTTGTTCGCACGAAAAAAGAGATCCGTCGTAAAGATGGTTCATACATTCGTTTTGACGATAATGCAGCAGTATTGTTGAATAATAACGATGAACCACGTGGAACACGTATTTTCGGGCCTGTGGCTCGTGAATTGCGTGAGAAACAGTTCATGAAGATTGTATCACTAGCACCGGAGGTTTTATAATTATGGCACAGAAAACAAAAACAACTCACAAAATCAAAATCAAAAAAGGTGATTTAGTGAAGGTTATCGCTGGTAACTCTAAAGGTAAGCAAGGGAAAGTATTGCAAATTTTAGTGGACTCTAACAGAGCTGTCGTTGAAGGCGCTAACATCGTTAAAAAACACACTAAACCTAGCGCGGCTAATCCTAACGGTGGTATCATCGAGAAAGAAGCTGCAATCACCATTTCCAACTTAGCGTTGATCGACCCTAAAACTGGCGAGCCTACGCGCGTTGGTCGTCGCTTGGACGCGGATGGTAAAATTGTTCGTTACGCAAAAAAATCAGGGGAGGAAATTAAATAATGACTTACGTACCAAGATTAAAAGCGAAATATGCGGAGGAAATCCGTACAGCGCTTAAAGAAAAATTCCAGTATAAAAGCGTTATGCAAGTTCCTAAACTGGAGAAAATCGTAGTATCCCAAGGTGTTGGTGCAGCTACTTCTGACAAGAAATTGATCGACAACGCGGTTTCCGAGTTGACATTGATCACTGGTCAGCAAGCAGTTTCTACTAAATCTAAAAAGGATATCTCTAACTTCAAATTGCGTAAAGGAATGCCTGTTGGTGCACGTGTTACATTGCGTGACAACAACATGTATGAATTCCTTGACCGTTTGATCGCTGTATCTTTGCCTCGTATCCGCGACTTCCGTGGTATCAATGACAAAGGTTTCGATGGAAGAGGTAACTACAACTTGGGTATCACCGAGCAGATCATCTTCCCAGAGATCAACATTGACAAGATCAACAAGATCCAAGGTATGGATATTACATTCGTAACTTCTGCAGGCAACGATATCGAAGCATTGGAGTTATTGAAACAGTTCGGTTTACCATTCAAAAATCAAAATACAAACAACAATGGCTAAAGAAGGATTAAAAGCGCGTGAAGTAAAGCGTCAGAAATTGGTAGCTAAGTTTGCTGAAAAACGTGCTGCACTAAAAGCAGCTGGTGATTATGCAGCTTTAGACAAATTGCCAAAAAATGCTTCACCAGTACGTTTGCACAACCGTTGTAAATTGACTGGTCGTCCAAAAGGATATATGCGTCAATTCGGTATCTCTCGTGTAACATTCCGCGAGATGGCCTTAGACGGAAAGATCCCGGGAGTGAAAAAAGCTTCTTGGTAATCAGAAAAAAAACTTTTACTTTTGCCCGGATAAACCCGTAAGGGGTTTATCGGGTTTTTTTCGTATTGCAAAATTTATGTACAGACAACAGGTCCGGGAGTTAGGTTAGTTCAGGAAACCATTGTCATAATTTAATATCTAATGAATACAGATCCAATAGCGGATTACCTTACACGAGTAAGGAATGCCATCAAGGCCAACCACAGGGTTGTTGAAATTCCTGCATCGAACCTTAAAAAAGAGATCACTAAAGTTCTTTTCGACAAAGGTTACATTGCTAATTACAAATTCGAAGAAAACGGTCCTCAAGGATCTATCAAAGTTGCTTTGAAGTATCACCCAGTTAGCAAAATTCCGGCTATTCGTACGTTGACACGTGTGAGTAAACCTGGTTTAAGAAAGTATGCAAGTGTGGAAGACATGCCGCGCGTTTTGAATGGTTTGGGTATCGCTATCTTGTCAACTTCTAAAGGAGTAATGACAGATAAAGAAGCTCGTCTACAAAATGTAGGTGGTGAGGTTTTATGTTACGTTTATTAATCTAGGTAAAAAACACAAAAGAAATGTCAAGAATTGGAAAAGCGCCTATCGCTATTCCTTCGGGAGTAACGATTACTGTATCAGATAAAAATCTGGTTAC
This genomic window contains:
- the rpsS gene encoding 30S ribosomal protein S19, whose amino-acid sequence is MARSIKKGPYIDHNLERKVLSMNETNKKSVIKTWSRRSMISPDFVGHTFAVHNGNKFIPVYVTENMVGHKLGEFAPTRTFKGHAEKKK
- the rplV gene encoding 50S ribosomal protein L22; the encoded protein is MEATKKLKKSVLIRQRKEQEKAQVGGASTAKLLNCPTSPRKMRLVVDLIRGEKVETALYILKHTGKEAAARVEKLLLSAIKNWEASNEGASLEDSALFVKEVSVGGGRQLKRLRPAPQGRGYRIRKRSNHVTLVVDSLKKVNN
- the rpsC gene encoding 30S ribosomal protein S3, which translates into the protein MGQKANPIGSRLGIIKGWDSNWFGGNNYSDKLVEDEKIRKYLSVRIAKGGVAKVVIERTLKRITVTIHTARPGIVIGKGGQEVDKIKEELKKLTKKDVQINIFEIKRPELDAKLVAEGIAKQLEARISFRRAMKTTIASTMRMGAEGIKVMCSGRLGGAEMARTEQYKEGRTPLHTLRADIDYALAEALTTYGKIGVKVWICKGEVYGKRDLSPNIGQTSNTKTRAGNEGGERRERDNRKGGRGGNNRGGNNNRGGNNRGGANRG
- the rplP gene encoding 50S ribosomal protein L16, coding for MLQPKRTKFRKMQKGRMKGNASRGADLAFGSFGIKSLEPAWITSRQIEAARIAVTRYMKREGQVWIRIFPDKPVTKKPAEVRMGKGKGAPEYWVAVVRPGRMLFEAEGVPLEVAKEALRLAAQKLPVQTKFVIRRDYVEA
- the rpmC gene encoding 50S ribosomal protein L29; this translates as MKNSEIIELSQEELVARLKEEKAALNKLKFAHAVSAVENPNVIKAARKNIARIATEVSKRKNEAKSQETASEA
- the rpsQ gene encoding 30S ribosomal protein S17 — encoded protein: MERKLRKTRIGLVVSNKMDKSIVVTVERKVKHPIYGKFVKKTTKFKAHDETNTCGIGDTVLIMETRPLSKTKNWRLVEILERAK
- the rplN gene encoding 50S ribosomal protein L14, producing MVQQESRLNVADNSGAKEVLVIRVLGGTRKRYASIGDKIVVTVKSAIPSGNVKKGSVSKAVVVRTKKEIRRKDGSYIRFDDNAAVLLNNNDEPRGTRIFGPVARELREKQFMKIVSLAPEVL
- the rplX gene encoding 50S ribosomal protein L24, with product MAQKTKTTHKIKIKKGDLVKVIAGNSKGKQGKVLQILVDSNRAVVEGANIVKKHTKPSAANPNGGIIEKEAAITISNLALIDPKTGEPTRVGRRLDADGKIVRYAKKSGEEIK
- the rplE gene encoding 50S ribosomal protein L5 encodes the protein MTYVPRLKAKYAEEIRTALKEKFQYKSVMQVPKLEKIVVSQGVGAATSDKKLIDNAVSELTLITGQQAVSTKSKKDISNFKLRKGMPVGARVTLRDNNMYEFLDRLIAVSLPRIRDFRGINDKGFDGRGNYNLGITEQIIFPEINIDKINKIQGMDITFVTSAGNDIEALELLKQFGLPFKNQNTNNNG
- the rpsN gene encoding 30S ribosomal protein S14, coding for MAKEGLKAREVKRQKLVAKFAEKRAALKAAGDYAALDKLPKNASPVRLHNRCKLTGRPKGYMRQFGISRVTFREMALDGKIPGVKKASW
- the rpsH gene encoding 30S ribosomal protein S8, with product MNTDPIADYLTRVRNAIKANHRVVEIPASNLKKEITKVLFDKGYIANYKFEENGPQGSIKVALKYHPVSKIPAIRTLTRVSKPGLRKYASVEDMPRVLNGLGIAILSTSKGVMTDKEARLQNVGGEVLCYVY